Proteins from a single region of Candidatus Tumulicola sp.:
- a CDS encoding metal-sensitive transcriptional regulator — protein sequence MRHSYYKDKANIIARLRKVEGQVRGLARMVEEDSYCIDIITQLASARSALESLGLLLLQDHIEGCVRDTLKGDDKAASDKVQELIATVNRFVKT from the coding sequence ATGCGCCATTCGTACTACAAGGACAAAGCCAACATCATCGCGCGGCTGCGCAAAGTCGAGGGTCAAGTGCGCGGCCTTGCTCGCATGGTCGAAGAGGACAGCTACTGCATCGACATCATCACGCAATTGGCCTCGGCCCGTTCGGCATTGGAAAGCTTGGGCCTATTGCTGCTGCAAGACCACATCGAGGGCTGCGTTCGCGACACGCTGAAAGGTGACGATAAGGCAGCCTCGGACAAAGTGCAGGAGCTCATCGCAACCGTGAACCGTTTTGTCAAGACCTAA
- a CDS encoding branched-chain amino acid transaminase — translation MEIGSIIIYRSGKFVKYEDAKVGMLTHGLNYGTGCFEGIRGYWNEAHGQLYFFRLAEHYERLTASAKLLMIDLKDSVEDMCAHTTELVRRNGFRVNVYVRPLAFKSAEEVGVRLHNVPDDFSITAVPSKAYFDPNAGLRACISSWRRVDDNVAPARAKLTGIYVNSALAKSEAIKNGFDEAIMLNSEGHVAEGSAQNIFIVRDGVVITPPVSDGILEGITRRSLLEVCRTELHLPTAERSIGRSELYVADEVFLAGTAVEVTGVIEVDHRPVGEGKIGPITAALGGLYRSITLGEVSRFRHWLTPSYPVAARKLGAAAS, via the coding sequence GTGGAGATCGGATCGATCATCATCTACCGCAGCGGGAAGTTCGTCAAGTACGAGGACGCGAAAGTGGGCATGCTCACGCACGGCCTCAACTACGGCACCGGCTGCTTTGAAGGCATCCGCGGCTACTGGAACGAGGCGCACGGCCAATTGTACTTCTTCCGTTTGGCCGAGCACTACGAACGCCTGACGGCCTCCGCCAAGCTCTTGATGATCGATCTCAAAGACTCGGTCGAGGACATGTGCGCCCACACCACCGAGCTCGTGCGGCGCAACGGATTCCGCGTCAACGTGTACGTTCGGCCGCTCGCGTTCAAGAGCGCCGAAGAGGTCGGCGTGCGCCTGCACAACGTGCCCGACGATTTTTCGATCACGGCCGTGCCCAGCAAGGCGTATTTCGACCCCAACGCGGGTCTGCGAGCGTGCATCTCTTCGTGGCGGCGCGTGGACGACAACGTCGCGCCGGCCCGCGCCAAGCTCACCGGCATCTACGTCAATTCGGCGCTGGCCAAGAGCGAGGCGATCAAGAACGGCTTCGACGAGGCCATCATGTTGAACAGCGAAGGCCATGTCGCGGAGGGCAGCGCCCAGAATATCTTCATCGTGCGCGACGGCGTGGTGATCACCCCGCCCGTGTCGGACGGCATCCTCGAGGGCATCACGCGCCGCTCTCTGCTCGAGGTGTGCCGGACGGAACTCCACCTCCCGACGGCCGAACGCAGCATTGGTCGAAGCGAGCTCTACGTCGCTGATGAGGTCTTTCTGGCCGGCACCGCGGTCGAGGTCACGGGCGTCATCGAAGTCGACCACCGCCCCGTGGGTGAGGGCAAAATCGGCCCGATAACCGCCGCCCTGGGCGGCCTATACCGCTCGATCACCCTTGGCGAGGTGTCGCGCTTCCGGCACTGGCTGACGCCTTCGTATCCGGTTGCGGCGCGCAAGCTTGGAGCGGCCGCTTCCTAG